Proteins co-encoded in one Arachis hypogaea cultivar Tifrunner chromosome 13, arahy.Tifrunner.gnm2.J5K5, whole genome shotgun sequence genomic window:
- the LOC112736470 gene encoding P-loop NTPase domain-containing protein LPA1 homolog 1 — protein sequence MCETPKILYIVVVDEKEKDSFRYTRSVLQSTLQLMGCKARHAFKISKRVFEVTKGESTTGTPQPEAVTLSGSYTPSENFVNKDGKNAGFCLAKTDLGDRLCRLAKEKNNSVPFESYKRRTTAFVQRETFLDMVCDAMSEYKYLGPNQRADLVLACRMRERKESVTVLLCGTSGCGKSTLSSLLGGRLGLTTVVSTDSIRHMMRSFADEKENPLLWASTYHAGECLDPVSVAEAKAKKKAKKLAGVARSLPKDVANEGGHRKCDSGTLEIGSNITELPNPKQMAVEGFKAQSEMVIDSLDRLITAWEERKESVVVEGVHLSLNFVMGLMKKHPSIIPFMIYISNEEKHLERFAVRAKYMTLDPAKNKYVKYIRNIRTIQDYLCKRAEKHLVPKINNTNVDKSVAAIHATVFSCLRRRGAGDQLYDPIRNTVTVVDEEYRHQCAANTLSSKGMFRLIQRKGSSRSLMALVNTDGSVAKAWPVNRVDSNGKPIWGLGPDNGIGSPMYGPLRIGKAEPINLQFGFYGISAWPSDGGTSRAGSVDESRADDSGSRYDSGSRYLSSCCSSPTSEGPAKELKEDFSVHGSDEELDDDDQLEVGSDDDLSDDGHKDVHDEEGSVDEESTKSDEEYDDLAMQDQDYGYVWQDDEEELKDKLAAVAAELETKMQPNNHNRNMDVFHRTRSEPIPVPGPGPGPDHRSYSSFLVEKKSERKITPRGKAKMRKRSLSIPAFGKHSSAINDPILSGAPQR from the exons ATGTGCGAAACTCCGAAGATATTGTACATAGTGGTGGTGGACGAGAAGGAGAAGGATTCGTTTCGATACACGCGCTCTGTTCTTCAGAGCACTCTTCAACTTATGGGATGCAAAGCTCGCCATGCCttcaag ATCAGCAAAAGAGTATTTGAAGTCACAAAGGGGGAGAGTACCACTGGTACCCCACAGCCTGAAGCTGTAACGCTGTCAGGTTCATACACACCAAGTGAAAATTTTGTGAATAAAGATGGTAAGAATGCTGGTTTTTGCTTGGCTAAAACAGACTTAGGAGACCGGTTATGTCGTCTggcgaaagaaaaaaataacagtGTACCATTTGAGTCGTACAAAAGGCGCACAACAGCATTTGTTCAGAGAGAAACATTTTTAGATATGGTTTGTGATGCTATGTCTGAGTACAAGTATCTCGGTCCCAATCAGAGAGCAGATTTGGTGCTAGCCTGCAG GATGCGAGAAAGGAAGGAGTCTGTGACAGTGCTGTTGTGTGGCACTAGTGGCTGTGGCAAATCCACATTGTCTTCACTGCTG GGTGGCAGATTGGGCCTCACCACAGTGGTATCAACCGATTCTATCAGGCACATGATGAGGAGTTTTGCTGATGAGAAGGAGAACCCCTTGTTATGGGCTTCTACTTACCATGCCGGCGAGTGTTTGGATCCAGTTTCTGTTGCAGAAGCCAAGGCCAAAAAGAAAGCTAAAAAGCTAGCAGGCGTGGCACGTTCTCTTCCCAAGGATGTAGCAAACGAGGGTGGTCATAGGAAATGCGATTCAGGGACATTGGAGATAGGCTCTAACATTACTGAACTGCCAAATCCAAAGCAAATGGCTGTTGAAGGATTTAAGGCACAGAGCGAGATGGTGATTGACAGTCTTGATAGGCTAATCACTGCCTGGGAAGAACGGAAGGAGTCTGTTGTTGTAGAGGGTGTTCATTTGAGCCTAAACTTTGTT ATGGGGCTTATGAAGAAACATCCTTCAATCATACCGTTCATGATATACATTTCAAACGAGGAAAAGCACCTGGAAAGATTTGCTGTACGTGCGAAGTATATGACACTTGACCCAGCTAAAAACAAGTATGTAAAGTATATTCGAAATATTAGGACAATTCAGGATTATCTCTGTAAGCGTGCTGAGAAGCATTTAGTTCCCAAAATAAACAATACAAATGTTGACAAGAGTGTAGCAGCCATCCATGCAACTGTCTTCAGCTGTCTTCGGAGGCGTGGAGCAGGGGATCAACTGTATGATCCCATTAGAAATACTGTAACGGTTGTTGATGAGGAGTATAGACATCAATGTGCAGCAAATACTTTAAGCTCGAAAGGAATGTTCCGGTTGATCCAGAGGAAAGGTTCTTCAAGGAGTCTGATGGCACTTGTTAATACCGATGGATCTGTTGCGAAAGCTTGGCCTGTTAATCGCGTTGACTCTAATGGGAAGCCTATTTGGGGCCTTGGACCAGATAATGGAATCGGAAGTCCAATGTATGGTCCCTTGCGGATTGGTAAGGCAGAACCGATAAATCTTCAGTTTGGTTTTTATGGGATCAGTGCTTGGCCCAGTGATGGTGGTACTAGTCGAGCTGGAAGTGTTGATGAGTCGAGGGCTGATGATTCTGGTAGTAGATATGATTCTGGTAGTAGATATTTATCCTCTTGCTGTAGCTCACCGACCTCGGAAGGTCCTGCGAAAGAG CTCAAGGAAGATTTCTCGGTGCATGGTAGTGATGAAGAGTTAGACGACGATGATCAGCTAGAGGTAGGTAGTGATGATGATTTAAGTGATGATGGTCACAAAGACGTCCATGACGAG GAAGGGTCAGTTGATGAGGAATCTACAAAGTCAGATGAGGAGTACGATGATCTTGCAATGCAAGATCAAGATTATGGGTATGTGTGGCAGGATGACGAGGAGGAGTTGAAGGATAAGCTTGCCGCGGTTGCAGCGGAGTTAGAAACAAAAATGCAACCGAATAATCATAATCGGAACATGGATGTATTCCATAGAACTAGAAGTGAGCCAATCCCTGTGCCAGGTCCAGGTCCAGGTCCAGACCATCGTTCTTACTCTTCCTTTCTCGTGGAAAAGAAGAGTGAAAGGAAAATAACGCCGAGGGGCAAAGCCAAAATGAGAAAACGCTCTCTTAGTATTCCTGCATTTGGCAAGCATAGTTCAGCAATCAATGATCCTATCCTTTCTGGTGCTCCCCAAAGGTAG